In the Mytilus galloprovincialis chromosome 10, xbMytGall1.hap1.1, whole genome shotgun sequence genome, one interval contains:
- the LOC143048837 gene encoding uncharacterized protein LOC143048837 → MSLQRQLALNFDINSKNTALICCCQYGDIPFIYWCIDHGGDVNLCNCKCGSPLLAASVNGHTETVKILLDNKADINRCMDNGASPLYIACYNDHIEIVKVLLDNKADINKCEDNGASPLYIACQNNHIETVKVLLDNKADINKCRDDGVSPLYIACQNNHIEIVKVLLHNKADINKCRDDGVFPLHIACQNNRIETVQVLLDNKADINKCDDNGASPLYIACQSNHIEILKILLDNKADINKCINNGASLLYVACQNNHIEIVKVLLHNKADINKCDDNGASPLYIACQNNHIEIVKVLLDNKADINKCLDIGVSPLYIACCQNHIETVHVLLENEADINKCADNGAYPLYFACQQNHIEIVKVLLDKQTDINKFMDNGASLLNIACQNNHIETVQVLLENEADINKCADNGVFPLHIACQNNHIELVKVLLHNKADINKCRDDGVSPLYIACQNNHIELVKVLLHNKADINKCRDGGVFPLHIACQNNHIEIVQVLLDNKADINRCMDNGASPLYIACQNNYIEIVQVLLHNKSNINKCTNNGVSPLYIACQNDHTEIVKVLLDNKADINKCTNNGISPKQIASEKGIIAVIKEHSREEVIYQRN, encoded by the coding sequence atgtcACTCCAGAGACAATTAGCTCTGAATTTTGATATTAATAGCAAAAATACTGCACTGATATGTTGTTGTCAATATGGGGATATTCCATTTATTTATTGGTGTATTGATCATGGTGGTGATGTTAACCTGTGTAACTGTAAATGTGGTAGTCCTTTGTTAGCAGCATCAGTCAATGGTCATACAGAAACAGTAAAGATATTACTGGAcaacaaggcagacattaatagGTGTATGGATAATGGAGCATCTCCTTTGTATATAGCTTGTTACAATGATCATATAGAGATAGTAAAGGTATTACTGGACAACAaagcagacattaataagtgtgagGATAATGGAGCATCTCCTTTGTATATTGCTTGTCAGAATAATCATATAGAGACAGTAAAGGTATTACTGGAcaacaaggcagacattaataagtgtagagatgaTGGAGTATCTCCTTTGTATATTGCTTGTCAGAATAATCATATAGAGATAGTAAAGGTATTACTGCAcaacaaggcagacattaataagtgtagagatgaTGGAGTATTTCCTTTGCATATTGCTTGTCAGAATAATCGTATAGAGACAGTACAGGTATTACTGGACAACAaagcagacattaataagtgtgatgATAATGGAGCATCTCCTTTGTATATTGCTTGTCAGAGTAATCATATAGAGATACTAAAGATATTACTGGACAACAAggcagacataaataagtgtatTAATAATGGAGCATCTCTTTTGTATGTTGCTTGTCAGAATAATCATATAGAGATAGTAAAGGTATTACTGCAcaacaaggcagacattaataagtgtgatgATAATGGAGCATCTCCTTTGTATATTGCTTGTCAGAATAATCATATAGAGATAGTAAAGGTATTACTGGAcaacaaggcagacattaataagtgtctGGATATTGGAGTATCTCCTTTGTATATTGCTTGTTGTCAAAATCATATAGAGACAGTACATGTATTACTGGAGAAcgaggcagacattaataagtgtgctGATAATGGAGCATATCCTTTATACTTTGCTTGTCAGCAAAATCATATAGAGATAGTCAAGGTTTTActggacaaacagacagacattAACAAGTTTATGGATAATGGAGCATCTCTTTTGAATATTGCTTGTCAGAATAATCACATAGAGACAGTACAGGTATTACTGGAGAAcgaggcagacattaataagtgtgctGATAATGGAGTATTTCCTTTGCATATTGCCTGTCAGAATAATCATATAGAGTTAGTAAAGGTATTACTGCAcaacaaggcagacattaataagtgtagagatgaTGGAGTATCTCCTTTGTATATTGCTTGTCAGAATAATCATATAGAGTTAGTAAAGGTATTACTGCAcaacaaggcagacattaataagtgtagagatggTGGAGTATTTCCTTTGCATATTGCTTGTCAGAATAATCATATAGAGATAGTACAGGTATTACTGGACAACAAAGCAGACATTAATAGGTGTATGGATAATGGAGCATCTCCTTTGTATATTGCTTGTCAGAATAATTATATAGAGATAGTACAGGTATTACTGCACAACAAGTCAAACATTAATAAGTGTACAAATAATGGAGTATCTCCTTTGTATATTGCTTGTCAGAATGATCATACAGAGATAGTAAAGGTATTACTGGAcaacaaggcagacattaataagtgt